The following are from one region of the Vibrio parahaemolyticus genome:
- a CDS encoding nitrous oxide-stimulated promoter family protein has protein sequence MSDILLGKLATEFKTVKAMVEVYCHDHHGTRDALCSECRELLDYAEVRLDRCPYGEEKPTCNKCPIHCYKPEPKEQMRLVMRYSGPRMLLKHPILAVRHLLHEKREVPEKPAANASNRHKRINAERDTKKS, from the coding sequence ATGAGCGATATTTTACTTGGCAAACTCGCCACCGAATTTAAAACCGTCAAAGCGATGGTGGAGGTGTATTGCCATGATCATCATGGAACCAGAGATGCGCTGTGTAGCGAATGCCGTGAACTGCTTGATTACGCGGAAGTGCGATTGGACCGATGCCCATACGGAGAAGAAAAACCGACGTGTAACAAGTGCCCAATCCACTGCTATAAACCCGAACCTAAAGAACAGATGCGTTTAGTGATGCGCTATTCAGGCCCGAGAATGTTACTAAAACATCCGATTCTGGCAGTTCGGCACCTGCTGCACGAGAAACGCGAGGTTCCTGAAAAACCAGCTGCCAATGCATCGAACCGCCACAAAAGAATCAATGCAGAACGCGATACTAAGAAGTCGTAA
- a CDS encoding formate/nitrite transporter family protein, translating into MSTDFKPAEFVQTMINVGEAKTNTSTRDLLLRGTMAGIILSLAVVVAITAMVQTGIGLVGALVFPVGFVILSVMGYDLVTGVFGLAPLAKFANRPSITWGRIFRCWGLVGLGNLIGSLIVAYLVAISLTGNFSLELNAVAKKFVAVSTARSLGFENMGMDGWITCFVRGIFCNLMVCLGVIGNMTARSVSGRVAMMWFPIFIFFALVFEHTVVNMFLFPLGMILGADFGIATWLNFNLIPTILGNIIGGLVMTCLPLYLTHAKTAPSLSVEEDVIAEPAIAK; encoded by the coding sequence ATGTCTACAGACTTTAAACCTGCTGAATTCGTGCAAACCATGATCAACGTGGGTGAAGCAAAAACCAATACAAGCACGCGCGACCTTCTGCTTCGTGGCACGATGGCCGGCATTATTTTGTCGTTAGCGGTAGTTGTCGCGATTACGGCGATGGTGCAAACGGGAATTGGCCTTGTGGGTGCACTTGTTTTCCCTGTTGGTTTTGTGATTCTTAGTGTGATGGGGTACGACCTAGTTACAGGTGTATTTGGTCTTGCACCTTTGGCGAAGTTCGCAAACCGTCCGAGCATCACTTGGGGGCGTATTTTCCGTTGCTGGGGGCTGGTAGGTTTGGGTAACCTGATTGGTTCTCTGATTGTGGCTTACCTTGTGGCGATTTCTCTAACCGGTAACTTTTCTCTAGAACTCAACGCGGTAGCGAAGAAGTTTGTCGCTGTTTCTACAGCGCGTAGCCTTGGTTTTGAAAACATGGGTATGGACGGATGGATCACGTGTTTCGTACGCGGCATCTTCTGTAATCTAATGGTGTGTCTAGGCGTGATTGGCAACATGACTGCGCGTTCAGTATCCGGTCGCGTGGCGATGATGTGGTTCCCAATCTTCATCTTCTTCGCACTTGTATTTGAGCACACGGTGGTAAACATGTTCCTATTCCCACTAGGTATGATTCTAGGTGCGGACTTTGGTATCGCGACTTGGTTGAACTTCAATTTAATCCCAACCATTCTAGGTAACATCATCGGTGGTCTTGTCATGACTTGTTTGCCACTGTACCTAACTCATGCGAAAACAGCGCCTTCTCTAAGTGTAGAAGAGGACGTTATTGCAGAACCTGCAATCGCAAAATAA
- a CDS encoding anaerobic C4-dicarboxylate transporter — translation MLYLEFLFLLVMLYIGSRYGGIGLGVVSGIGLVIEVFIFKMPPTSPPVTVMLIILAVVTCASILEAAGGLKYMLQVAERVLRKNPKRVTLIAPFVTYFMTFLLGTGHAVYSIMPIIGDVALKNGIRPERPMAAASVASQIAITASPISAAVVYYLAQLSDIQHEITLLSILLVTVPATLFGTLLMSLYSIKRGKELEDDEEYQERLKDPVWREKILNTTATSLDEVLPTSARNSVLLFIASILVIVVIAMWPDIRTIVDGAKPISMAVVIQMMMLCFGGIILLATKTDPRDVPNGVVFKSGMVAAIAIFGIAWMSDTYFQYAMPQFKSGIVEMVTNYPWTFALALFIVSVVVNSQAATARMMLPVGLGLGLDPALLIGLMPAVYGYFFIPNYPSDIATVNFDTSGTTKIGKWYFNHSFMSVGLIGVIGACCLGYVLGQIIIPS, via the coding sequence ATGTTGTATCTTGAGTTTCTATTTTTGCTCGTGATGCTGTATATCGGCTCACGCTATGGTGGTATCGGCCTCGGGGTCGTATCTGGTATTGGTTTGGTGATTGAAGTCTTTATCTTTAAGATGCCGCCAACCTCCCCTCCTGTCACCGTTATGTTGATCATCCTAGCGGTTGTAACATGTGCATCGATTCTTGAAGCCGCAGGCGGTTTGAAATACATGCTTCAAGTTGCCGAACGTGTGCTTCGTAAAAACCCAAAACGCGTCACCCTGATCGCTCCTTTTGTGACTTACTTTATGACTTTCTTGCTCGGTACAGGTCACGCGGTTTACTCCATTATGCCAATCATTGGCGACGTTGCATTGAAAAACGGCATTCGTCCTGAGCGTCCAATGGCGGCGGCGTCTGTCGCCTCTCAAATCGCAATCACAGCCTCACCAATTTCAGCGGCTGTGGTTTACTACTTAGCGCAACTCTCTGATATTCAGCACGAGATCACTCTGCTTTCTATTTTGCTCGTTACGGTTCCAGCAACACTATTCGGTACGTTGCTAATGTCACTTTACAGCATCAAACGAGGTAAAGAACTGGAAGACGACGAAGAATACCAAGAGCGTTTGAAAGATCCTGTGTGGCGTGAAAAGATCCTCAACACAACTGCAACGTCTCTTGACGAAGTGCTACCAACAAGTGCTCGCAACTCTGTGTTGCTGTTCATCGCTTCTATCTTGGTTATCGTCGTTATCGCGATGTGGCCAGACATTCGTACTATTGTGGATGGCGCGAAGCCAATTAGCATGGCCGTTGTCATTCAAATGATGATGCTCTGCTTCGGCGGTATCATTCTTCTTGCAACCAAAACTGATCCGCGAGACGTGCCAAACGGTGTGGTATTCAAATCGGGTATGGTGGCGGCAATTGCTATCTTCGGTATCGCATGGATGTCTGATACTTACTTCCAATACGCAATGCCTCAATTCAAATCTGGCATTGTAGAGATGGTAACGAACTACCCTTGGACGTTCGCACTGGCGTTGTTCATTGTATCGGTTGTGGTGAACTCTCAAGCAGCAACGGCTCGTATGATGCTGCCTGTTGGTCTTGGCTTGGGTCTGGATCCTGCACTGCTTATCGGTCTAATGCCAGCGGTGTACGGTTACTTCTTTATTCCGAACTACCCTTCTGATATCGCGACAGTGAACTTCGATACATCAGGTACAACTAAGATTGGTAAGTGGTACTTCAACCACTCATTTATGTCGGTAGGTTTGATTGGTGTGATCGGCGCGTGTTGCTTAGGTTACGTACTAGGACAAATCATCATTCCTTCATAA
- a CDS encoding DUF4174 domain-containing protein: MGGKLLVILLLCVFASTALGYPAHTQYWPHRSVLYFAPENDDYVKQFLLEALMHECELVDRDVVTLVITEDGYTVPSWLKEEFDLKILAEIYSVKKGEHTAILLGKDGLEKYRWGAETDWQYINDLIDQMPMRKQEMQRQRSPCEI, translated from the coding sequence ATGGGTGGAAAGTTATTGGTGATACTGCTTTTGTGCGTCTTTGCCTCGACGGCACTCGGCTATCCTGCGCACACTCAATACTGGCCGCATCGCAGTGTTCTGTATTTCGCGCCTGAAAATGATGATTACGTAAAACAGTTCTTGCTTGAAGCATTGATGCACGAGTGCGAGTTAGTTGATAGAGATGTCGTCACACTGGTGATCACAGAAGATGGCTACACCGTGCCAAGCTGGCTTAAAGAAGAGTTTGATTTAAAGATACTCGCAGAGATCTACAGCGTGAAAAAAGGCGAGCACACTGCGATTTTGCTCGGTAAAGATGGCTTAGAAAAATACCGCTGGGGGGCAGAAACCGACTGGCAATACATTAACGATTTGATTGACCAAATGCCGATGCGAAAACAAGAGATGCAGAGGCAACGAAGCCCCTGCGAAATCTGA
- a CDS encoding DUF2986 domain-containing protein has protein sequence MNRKKKINQILKAKQKKHNAKLHKSNKPRYISKAERAKMEAEEQQQSSENVVETATADQA, from the coding sequence ATGAACCGCAAGAAGAAAATCAATCAGATCTTAAAAGCGAAGCAGAAGAAGCACAACGCGAAGCTGCATAAAAGCAACAAACCGCGCTACATCTCTAAAGCTGAGCGCGCGAAAATGGAAGCCGAAGAACAACAGCAATCTTCTGAAAACGTTGTAGAGACAGCAACTGCTGACCAAGCTTAA
- a CDS encoding TonB-dependent receptor has translation MTNRKFSLNLIVLAMSSGYAAHALAAEQAQQLASQNAADEQLVVVGSVMPKSISDIPGTVWFVGQEEIAQQYRAGKTLGDILSATIPSLDVGTGGRTNYGQNLRGRAMLVMIDGVSLQSSRPISRQLDAIDPFNIERIEVLSGATSIYGAGATGGVINIITKKAYSDELAFESFVGGTSGFNSSDDFDYKVAQSVAGGNDIVKARGSVVYSETQGAFDGNGDIVTPDISQGSLQYNSTLDVMGSAEIQISDASKLNLVAQYYDSQQDSPYGLYIVNSKFVDVRKGFDSDREHGTERVLLSANYAHDNVFGHQLIGELSYRSEDQTFTPYYQSSSQQETEVFAGRLALAKSWGAFSAVYGVDAYLDRFDSNQALFDKTIADNSGNLINRTYAEVGRYPGVDVTSYAMFVQGDYQINQDWSVQAGYRYQYMDNKIDDFVAYSVQKNIASGKGVSADAVPGGSTDYSVSLFNIGTIYQLNEESQLWANFSQGFELADPAKYYGQGSYEAVDANGHYALKDSINVADSKMSGIKTDSYEIGYRLDTDTVALQAAGYYSVSDNSIKYDKKTLLITNVDDEQRVYGAEANINYWVSSDILLGASGHYVVSELKTNGKWEDLSAGKASTSKANAWAAYYQDDYSVRLQSQTMFDYEDDANNKLDGYTTFDLLGNVNLPVGQLGFGIQNLLDEDYTTAWGQRAQILYAAHYDAAAYDYKGRGRTFTLNYSLEY, from the coding sequence ATGACAAATAGGAAGTTCTCTTTAAACCTCATCGTATTAGCGATGAGCAGTGGATATGCAGCGCACGCATTGGCTGCAGAACAAGCTCAGCAACTGGCGTCTCAAAACGCAGCAGATGAACAATTAGTCGTGGTTGGCAGCGTCATGCCAAAATCCATCTCTGATATTCCCGGTACGGTTTGGTTTGTAGGGCAAGAAGAAATTGCTCAACAATACCGAGCAGGTAAAACTCTGGGTGATATTCTTTCTGCCACGATCCCTTCTTTAGATGTTGGCACTGGCGGCCGGACAAACTACGGCCAAAATCTGCGTGGCAGAGCCATGCTGGTCATGATTGATGGCGTTTCTCTGCAATCTTCTCGTCCTATCAGTCGTCAATTGGATGCGATTGACCCGTTCAACATCGAACGAATTGAAGTGCTTTCAGGCGCGACCTCCATTTATGGGGCTGGTGCGACGGGTGGTGTCATTAACATCATCACTAAAAAAGCGTACTCAGATGAATTGGCGTTTGAATCTTTTGTCGGCGGTACGTCAGGCTTCAACAGCAGCGATGATTTTGACTACAAAGTCGCACAATCCGTTGCTGGTGGAAATGACATCGTAAAAGCACGTGGCTCAGTGGTGTATTCTGAGACACAAGGTGCATTTGACGGAAATGGTGACATTGTCACGCCAGACATTTCTCAAGGTTCTCTGCAATATAACTCAACGCTTGATGTTATGGGTTCGGCAGAGATCCAAATCTCCGATGCCAGCAAGTTAAACCTTGTCGCGCAATACTATGACAGCCAGCAAGATTCGCCATACGGCTTGTACATTGTTAATAGCAAATTTGTTGATGTGCGAAAAGGGTTCGATTCCGATCGTGAGCATGGTACAGAGCGTGTACTTTTAAGTGCAAACTACGCACACGACAACGTATTCGGTCATCAATTGATTGGTGAGTTGTCTTATCGCAGCGAAGATCAAACTTTTACACCGTATTACCAAAGCTCTTCACAACAAGAAACCGAAGTGTTTGCGGGGCGTTTAGCGCTGGCGAAAAGTTGGGGTGCATTCAGTGCCGTTTACGGTGTGGATGCATACTTAGATCGATTCGATAGCAATCAAGCTTTGTTCGACAAAACCATCGCAGACAACTCAGGTAACCTAATTAACCGAACGTATGCGGAAGTGGGGCGTTATCCTGGTGTAGATGTAACATCTTACGCGATGTTTGTGCAGGGGGATTACCAAATCAATCAAGATTGGTCTGTGCAGGCGGGATACCGTTATCAATATATGGACAACAAGATTGATGATTTTGTCGCATACAGCGTGCAGAAGAACATTGCTTCGGGCAAAGGTGTGTCTGCTGATGCAGTGCCGGGTGGCAGTACTGATTACTCGGTGAGTTTGTTTAATATTGGGACAATTTATCAGTTGAATGAAGAATCTCAATTGTGGGCGAACTTCTCACAAGGTTTTGAATTAGCAGACCCAGCGAAATACTACGGTCAAGGCAGCTACGAGGCCGTTGATGCCAACGGGCACTACGCACTCAAAGACAGCATCAATGTAGCCGATTCAAAAATGTCGGGCATTAAAACGGACAGCTACGAAATTGGTTATCGCTTAGATACCGATACTGTTGCACTGCAAGCGGCGGGTTACTACTCGGTGTCGGACAACTCCATCAAGTACGATAAAAAGACGCTTCTAATCACCAACGTCGATGATGAGCAACGTGTGTACGGCGCAGAAGCAAACATCAATTATTGGGTAAGCAGCGACATCCTATTGGGTGCTTCTGGTCATTATGTCGTGTCTGAGCTGAAAACCAACGGGAAGTGGGAAGACTTAAGCGCAGGTAAAGCAAGCACATCAAAAGCGAACGCTTGGGCGGCTTACTATCAGGATGATTATTCAGTGCGTCTACAAAGCCAAACCATGTTTGATTACGAAGATGATGCTAACAACAAGCTTGATGGTTACACCACGTTTGATCTACTGGGCAATGTGAATTTGCCAGTTGGTCAGCTTGGCTTTGGTATTCAAAACCTGCTTGATGAAGATTACACCACGGCTTGGGGCCAACGTGCACAGATCTTGTACGCAGCTCACTACGATGCGGCGGCGTATGATTACAAAGGTCGAGGCCGCACGTTTACACTGAACTACAGCCTTGAATACTAA
- a CDS encoding LabA-like NYN domain-containing protein — protein sequence MQSDHKEKIAILVDVQNVYYTCREAYRSNFDYNQFWYVATQEKQVVSAKAYAIASNDPKQRQFHHILRGVGFEVMLKPYIQRRDGSAKGDWDVGITLDAIEIAPDVDRVILVSGDGDFSLLVERIQQRYNKKVTVYGVPRLTSQTLIDCADNFVAIDDDFLL from the coding sequence ATGCAATCAGACCACAAAGAAAAAATCGCCATTCTCGTTGACGTTCAAAACGTTTATTACACTTGTCGCGAAGCGTATCGCAGTAACTTTGACTACAACCAGTTTTGGTATGTCGCGACACAAGAAAAGCAAGTAGTAAGCGCAAAAGCTTATGCCATTGCCAGTAACGATCCGAAGCAACGCCAGTTTCATCACATTCTAAGAGGTGTGGGATTTGAGGTGATGTTGAAGCCTTACATTCAGCGTCGAGATGGCAGCGCCAAAGGGGATTGGGATGTCGGTATCACTCTCGATGCGATTGAGATTGCGCCTGATGTTGACCGCGTGATTTTGGTTTCTGGTGATGGCGACTTCAGTTTGCTGGTGGAACGTATTCAGCAGCGCTACAACAAGAAGGTCACCGTCTATGGTGTACCAAGGTTAACCTCGCAAACCTTGATTGATTGTGCTGATAATTTCGTCGCGATTGATGATGATTTCTTGCTGTAA
- a CDS encoding siderophore ferric iron reductase yields MSESFFPQLFQTSQTITPYLHGDIGRIESDAIHIDNDINPIVQELYRQLSETYPEAGRAYWLTRTWDLLCWQPIYVALVSIYGFHSLPNLRNMAQYLQPCFVRGFRFADQEHIQGSHTILIAQAGRQIRALFDFYQEQMNEWIRIRPGFTHQLMSDGILACLLRLQQHFPQLTDAIIKEHASLWLSALGLDECHIDALHGVPHEQPLKLVRKSCCLVYKCEGRKLCEDCPRAAKNRQLIMQKSNG; encoded by the coding sequence ATGTCCGAGTCATTTTTCCCGCAACTCTTTCAAACATCGCAAACCATCACTCCTTATTTACATGGCGATATTGGTCGCATTGAGTCGGATGCCATTCATATCGATAATGATATCAATCCCATCGTCCAAGAGTTGTATCGTCAACTTTCTGAAACGTATCCAGAGGCCGGAAGGGCGTATTGGCTCACAAGAACATGGGATTTGCTCTGTTGGCAGCCAATCTACGTTGCGCTTGTCTCTATCTACGGTTTTCATTCGCTCCCGAATTTACGCAATATGGCGCAGTACTTACAGCCCTGCTTTGTTAGAGGATTTCGCTTTGCGGATCAGGAACATATTCAAGGTAGTCACACAATATTGATTGCGCAGGCAGGGCGTCAAATTCGAGCTTTGTTCGATTTTTATCAAGAACAGATGAACGAGTGGATTCGCATTCGTCCGGGGTTTACTCATCAGTTGATGTCAGACGGTATTTTGGCGTGCTTGTTAAGGTTACAGCAACATTTCCCTCAACTGACCGATGCCATCATTAAAGAGCATGCTAGCTTGTGGCTTAGTGCTCTGGGGCTGGATGAGTGTCATATCGATGCTTTGCATGGTGTGCCTCATGAGCAACCGCTCAAACTGGTCAGAAAAAGCTGCTGCTTGGTGTACAAGTGTGAAGGAAGAAAGCTCTGCGAGGACTGCCCTAGAGCAGCAAAAAACCGTCAGTTAATCATGCAAAAGAGCAATGGTTAA
- a CDS encoding GNAT family N-acetyltransferase, which translates to MKTLTTERLILRLVSVDDAPFILELYNHPDFYRFVGDKQMRTDYEAVRYIKENMLRMEEKKGVSLLVVEDKQTKQPLGICGLVKRDTLNAYDIGYGFLPSAYGQGFAIEAAKAVIEYAKQAMQLSQLLAITNNDNIRSISLLKKLGFEFERVEQQYDNGRTLELYTLQL; encoded by the coding sequence ATGAAAACTTTGACCACCGAACGATTGATACTGCGTCTAGTGAGTGTAGATGATGCGCCATTTATATTGGAGCTCTACAACCACCCTGACTTTTATCGCTTTGTTGGGGATAAGCAAATGCGAACCGATTACGAAGCGGTTCGTTACATCAAAGAGAACATGCTGCGTATGGAAGAAAAGAAAGGTGTGAGCTTGCTGGTGGTTGAAGATAAGCAGACAAAACAGCCGCTAGGCATTTGTGGGTTAGTGAAGCGTGATACCTTGAACGCTTACGACATCGGCTATGGTTTTCTTCCTTCAGCTTACGGCCAAGGTTTTGCTATAGAAGCAGCAAAGGCAGTGATCGAGTACGCGAAACAAGCGATGCAACTTAGTCAACTGCTCGCGATTACGAATAATGATAATATTCGTAGTATAAGTTTGCTGAAAAAACTCGGTTTCGAATTTGAACGTGTTGAGCAGCAATATGATAATGGCCGAACTTTAGAACTCTACACTCTCCAGCTGTGA
- the cobA gene encoding uroporphyrinogen-III C-methyltransferase has protein sequence MTTANSSLNSGFVSLVGAGPGDPDLLTVKGLKAIQAAEVVVYDRLVSKEILELAQASAEMIYVGKKLDFHCVPQDKINQILVEKAQEGKRVVRLKGGDSFIFGRGGEELEELAEYGIQYEVVPGITAAAGATAYAGIPLTHRDHAQSVQFITGHVQKDGREIEWRSLAQSNNTLVFYMGLKQSSHIMDKLITHGLDPEMSCAIIENGTRPEQRVFQGKLNELSSMAEQAVSPALIVVGSVTQLHNKLAWFGK, from the coding sequence ATGACTACTGCGAACTCATCTTTAAACAGCGGCTTTGTTTCTCTTGTTGGTGCTGGGCCTGGCGATCCGGATTTACTGACGGTCAAAGGTTTGAAAGCGATTCAAGCGGCTGAAGTTGTGGTGTATGACCGTTTGGTATCGAAAGAGATTCTAGAGTTAGCACAGGCATCCGCAGAGATGATTTATGTCGGGAAAAAGCTCGACTTTCACTGCGTACCACAAGATAAGATCAACCAAATTTTGGTGGAAAAAGCACAAGAAGGGAAACGCGTTGTGCGCCTAAAAGGTGGTGATTCATTTATCTTTGGACGTGGCGGTGAAGAGTTGGAAGAGCTTGCAGAATACGGTATTCAATACGAAGTGGTGCCGGGGATCACCGCTGCGGCGGGGGCGACGGCTTACGCAGGTATTCCACTAACGCACCGTGATCATGCGCAAAGCGTTCAATTCATCACGGGTCACGTGCAAAAAGACGGTCGCGAAATTGAATGGCGCTCGTTAGCGCAATCAAACAACACGCTTGTGTTCTACATGGGGTTGAAGCAAAGCAGTCACATTATGGACAAGCTCATCACGCACGGCTTAGACCCAGAAATGTCATGCGCAATCATCGAAAATGGGACGCGACCAGAGCAACGCGTGTTCCAAGGTAAACTAAATGAACTGTCTAGCATGGCAGAGCAAGCAGTGAGCCCTGCATTGATTGTGGTGGGGAGCGTTACGCAGCTGCATAATAAGTTGGCGTGGTTCGGAAAGTAA
- the nirD gene encoding nitrite reductase small subunit NirD yields MSFEKICQINDIVPGTGVCALVNGQQVAVFRPTEAEEVLAISNTDPFFQSNVLSRGLICEHQGELWVASPLKKQRFNLTTGACMEDERFNVKAYKARVTNGEVEIQA; encoded by the coding sequence ATGTCATTTGAAAAGATTTGCCAAATCAACGACATCGTACCGGGCACTGGCGTTTGTGCTTTGGTTAATGGTCAGCAAGTTGCGGTATTTCGCCCAACAGAAGCGGAAGAAGTGTTAGCTATCAGCAACACCGACCCGTTCTTCCAATCGAACGTGCTTTCTCGCGGTTTGATTTGTGAGCATCAAGGAGAGCTTTGGGTGGCGAGCCCGCTTAAGAAGCAACGCTTTAACCTGACAACAGGTGCTTGTATGGAAGACGAGCGTTTCAACGTGAAAGCGTACAAAGCGCGCGTGACAAACGGCGAAGTCGAGATTCAAGCGTAA
- a CDS encoding MATE family efflux transporter, whose protein sequence is MSGDLLRQIIRLGFPVAIQSALVAILALADVLMVSDFGKEATAAVGIASKWHFVAIMIMAGLASANGTLVAQYWGRNDAVSAKTVTGIAIRFGLKVLIPVTLIITLGSELIMRLQTSDTRVIELGATYLWYAFPVLLLTHIVIVLEASMRSSGDTVTPLLMGAMTIVLNIGLNFWLIKGGFGIPAMGVAGAAFATTISRLFQVLAMIAYMRWRKHWLLEVKEGSERPSLWLSYRRLALPMTLGALLWAIGTMVYQMIFGHMGTTELAVFSMLGPFESLCYSIFFGISVACSVMIGQSLGRDAFEQAEHMAKFFIKAVFVFGISIGALLLLNRELIIAALNLDNPELYPLAAPAVMILCCAIWLRMLNMIIINGIIRAGGDNVFCLRMDFIAMWMTGLPLCAIAAFVLGWEFKYVYALMIAEEVVKLALCYRRYTQKYWIKNLTVVTTS, encoded by the coding sequence ATGTCTGGCGACTTGTTACGTCAGATTATTCGCTTAGGTTTTCCGGTCGCAATCCAAAGCGCGCTTGTCGCGATATTGGCATTGGCTGATGTTCTCATGGTTAGTGACTTTGGTAAAGAAGCGACAGCGGCTGTGGGAATTGCGTCAAAATGGCATTTCGTGGCGATCATGATCATGGCCGGTCTAGCCTCTGCTAACGGCACGCTCGTTGCTCAATATTGGGGGCGAAATGATGCCGTCAGTGCCAAAACCGTCACTGGAATCGCCATCCGATTTGGCTTAAAAGTGCTTATCCCAGTGACGTTGATCATCACGCTTGGTAGCGAACTCATCATGCGTTTACAAACCAGCGATACACGAGTGATTGAGTTGGGTGCGACTTACTTGTGGTATGCGTTTCCGGTGCTGTTGCTTACGCATATCGTCATCGTGCTCGAAGCCAGTATGCGCTCTTCGGGTGACACCGTTACTCCGCTATTAATGGGTGCAATGACCATCGTCCTTAATATTGGTTTAAATTTCTGGTTAATCAAAGGCGGCTTTGGCATCCCAGCAATGGGGGTCGCTGGTGCGGCATTCGCTACGACCATTTCTCGCTTGTTCCAAGTACTCGCCATGATTGCCTACATGCGTTGGCGTAAGCACTGGTTGCTGGAAGTAAAAGAAGGCTCTGAACGCCCTTCGCTGTGGCTGTCTTATCGTCGTCTTGCGCTGCCAATGACGCTAGGTGCGCTACTTTGGGCAATCGGCACCATGGTTTATCAGATGATTTTTGGCCACATGGGGACAACCGAATTGGCAGTGTTTAGCATGCTCGGCCCATTTGAGTCACTCTGTTACTCGATTTTCTTTGGGATCTCTGTGGCGTGCTCTGTGATGATTGGTCAATCCTTGGGGCGTGATGCCTTTGAGCAAGCCGAACACATGGCAAAATTCTTTATCAAAGCAGTCTTTGTGTTTGGTATTTCCATCGGCGCACTGTTGCTTCTTAATCGTGAGTTGATCATTGCAGCATTGAATTTGGACAACCCTGAGCTTTACCCACTCGCAGCCCCTGCGGTGATGATTTTGTGCTGCGCGATTTGGTTGCGTATGTTGAACATGATCATCATTAACGGGATTATTCGAGCTGGTGGCGACAACGTATTCTGCTTACGCATGGACTTTATCGCCATGTGGATGACAGGCTTGCCACTTTGTGCAATCGCTGCGTTTGTTCTTGGTTGGGAGTTTAAGTACGTGTATGCACTGATGATTGCAGAGGAAGTCGTTAAGTTGGCGTTGTGTTATCGTCGATACACGCAAAAGTATTGGATAAAGAATCTAACCGTCGTTACGACTTCTTAG